The DNA window AAGATATCCTCAGATTATTGAAAATACAAATCTCCTCCTTGATGACTGCCATTTTGAATTTGATTTTAAAGAAGTTAAGAACAAGAAGTTCTATACAAAATCAAAAGAAAATGATTTGAAACTTCTCCGCAGGCTTGCTTATTCAGGGTTAGAAAAAAGATATGGACTGAACCATGAAATTGCGGGGAAAAGAGTTGAAAAAGAACTTCAGGTTATTGATGAACTCAACTTTTGTGCTCATTATCTCATCACGTGGGATATTATCCGTTATAGCAATCGCATGGGATTTATGCATGTAGGACGCGGAAGTGGTGCCAATTCCATTGTGAGTTACTGTCTGGGAATTACAGATATCTGTCCTCTGGAGCTTGATCTTTATTTTGAACGGTTTCTCAATCTTAACCGTCAGGTACCTCCGGACTTTGATATCGACTGGAGCTGGCAGAACAGAGATGCTATATTGGAATATATTTTCGACAGATATGGAAAGGACCATGTCGCTTTTTGTGGGACTAATGTTGAGTTTAAATACAAGTCAATTTTCAGGGAAGTTGGAAAAGTTTTTGGCCTGCCTAAAGAAGAATTGGATGATCTTACAAGCAAATCGACACAGAGAGATGACTCAAATTCTGTTGTAAAAGTAGTTGAGAAATATGGTAAACTATTGGAAAAGTTTCCTAACCAACGAAGTATGCACGCCTGTGGAATCCTTATTTCAGAAGAACCTATTACTCATTATACCGCATTAGAAATGCCACCTAAAGGATTTCCGATTGCTCAGTTTGATATGAATGTAGCGGAAGATATAAAAATGGAAAAGCTTGATATTCTGTCTCAGCGAGGCCTCGGAACGATTAAAGATACTGTTGAGCTGATAAAAAAAACAAGAGGGATAGATATCGATATCCGGGATACCAGGATTTCCAAAGATGAACAGAAAGCCAGCGAATATCTGGCCACAGGAAATACGATTGGATGTTTTTATATAGAATCTCCGGCAATGAGAGGGCTATTAAGAAGATTAAAATGTGATAATTACAGAATTCTGGTCGCCGCATCTTCCATTATCAGGCCCGGAGTTGCCCAAAGCGGAATGATGCGTGAATATATTTTCAGGCACAATCATCCTGATCAATTTGAGTATTTCCATCCCATATTTGAAGAACACCTGAAAGAAACGTATGGCATTATGGTATATCAGGAGGATGTTCTGAAGATTGCCCAGTATTTTGGAGGATTGTCCTTGGCTGATGGTGATATTTTACGCAGGGCGATGAGCGGAAAAGGGCGATCCATTCAAAAGCTGCAAGAAGTAAAAGCTAATTTTTTTGAAAAATGCATAGAAAAGGGGCATTCGGAAATGCTTACTGCTGAAGCCTACAGGCAAATTGAATCTTTTGCCGGATATTCTTTCTGTAAGGCGCATTCAGCATCGTATGCCGTAGAAAGTTATCAGAGTCTTTATCTGAAGGTATATTATCCGCTGGAGTTTATGGTTTCTGTGATCAATAATCAGGGAGGATTTTACCGTACAGAAGTGTATATTCATGAGGCTAAAATGTCCGGTGGAATCATTCAGAATCCGTGTGTTAATGAGAGTGAATATCAAACTTCATTACAAGGAAAAGATATCTATCTCGGATTGATGCTTTTACAGGGACTCGAAACCAGAATCGCCCACGGAATCGTAGAAGAACGTGAGCAAAACGGTGCTTATCAATCTCTGAATGATTTTATCCGTCGTATTCCTGTAGGACTCGAAACCATTCAAACTCTTATTTTCATCGGAGCATTCCGGTTTACCGGAAAGCAAAAAAATGAGTTGCTGATAGAGGCCCGACTTCTGCTGATCAACTTTAAGCCCGAGAACAGAGGGTTGTTATTGATTGAAGAACCCATTCAGGAATACAGGCTTCCCCGGTTGGAACGTAATTTTTTTGAGGATGCTTTTGATGAAATTGAAATTCTGGGCTTCCCTGTATCATGCAGTCCATTTGATTTGCTACAAACCCGCTACAGAGGATCTGTTTTTGTGAAGGATCTGTTGCAATTTCATAAAAAACAGGTAAAAATGATGGCCTATCTTATTGCCAGAAAGCATGTTCCTACCAAAAAAGGAACCATGTATTTCGGAACCTGGATTGATGTGAATGGAAATTATTTCGATACTGCCCATTTTCCGGATAGCTTAGAAAAATATCCGTTTCAGGGAGGCGGATGTTATTTGCTGCTGGGAATTGTAGAAGTTGATTTTCATTTTCCAACCATAACAATTCATAAAATGGCAAAAATGCCGTTTATTCCGGATCCCCGCTATGCCTATGATCAGGAAAAGCAATATGATATACACCGGCAGATTAAAGAGGATGTTAGCATGACTTTCAGAAAACCCTATC is part of the Chryseobacterium lactis genome and encodes:
- a CDS encoding DNA polymerase III subunit alpha translates to MFLNCHSYHSLRYGTLSIKQLVEQAKTLGIKELVLTDINTVTGIYDFKKECEDHGIKPVPGVEIRKDGRLLYVAIARKFSGIGEINKVITDYNCDGKELEEVAPEFKEVFIIYPMSNIPSELKDNEFIGVRTDELNFLIRPEYEKYISKMVVLHPITFSTDEEYELHKILRAIDHNTLLSKLTKREVCRKSEYFISGQQIAKSFERYPQIIENTNLLLDDCHFEFDFKEVKNKKFYTKSKENDLKLLRRLAYSGLEKRYGLNHEIAGKRVEKELQVIDELNFCAHYLITWDIIRYSNRMGFMHVGRGSGANSIVSYCLGITDICPLELDLYFERFLNLNRQVPPDFDIDWSWQNRDAILEYIFDRYGKDHVAFCGTNVEFKYKSIFREVGKVFGLPKEELDDLTSKSTQRDDSNSVVKVVEKYGKLLEKFPNQRSMHACGILISEEPITHYTALEMPPKGFPIAQFDMNVAEDIKMEKLDILSQRGLGTIKDTVELIKKTRGIDIDIRDTRISKDEQKASEYLATGNTIGCFYIESPAMRGLLRRLKCDNYRILVAASSIIRPGVAQSGMMREYIFRHNHPDQFEYFHPIFEEHLKETYGIMVYQEDVLKIAQYFGGLSLADGDILRRAMSGKGRSIQKLQEVKANFFEKCIEKGHSEMLTAEAYRQIESFAGYSFCKAHSASYAVESYQSLYLKVYYPLEFMVSVINNQGGFYRTEVYIHEAKMSGGIIQNPCVNESEYQTSLQGKDIYLGLMLLQGLETRIAHGIVEEREQNGAYQSLNDFIRRIPVGLETIQTLIFIGAFRFTGKQKNELLIEARLLLINFKPENRGLLLIEEPIQEYRLPRLERNFFEDAFDEIEILGFPVSCSPFDLLQTRYRGSVFVKDLLQFHKKQVKMMAYLIARKHVPTKKGTMYFGTWIDVNGNYFDTAHFPDSLEKYPFQGGGCYLLLGIVEVDFHFPTITIHKMAKMPFIPDPRYAYDQEKQYDIHRQIKEDVSMTFRKPYPQEHEIGLPRSKTL